The sequence GGGGTGATTACGATGGTTGAAGGAGAGAGGAACTCTCCTGTGGTCATATACAATATTCCCCAATCTCGATCCAAAAACTTGGGCAGAAGTTCAGAAGATGTGGGTTGATATTGAAAAGCAGAGAATTGATGTTGAGAAGCAGAAACTCAAGTCTTTAAATGACATTGTAACTTTTGGAGTAAACAAACTTGAGGAATACTATCTGAAAAAGATGCCCAAGTTAGTATGGCCAGTTTATGGAATAATGGGGCTTGTAATTCTCGCTTCAGGTTATTTAACCTATCAAGGTCGTATTAGTGGAGACACTTTTGCTTTCCTCATGGGAACTATAGCTGGTTACTTGATCTCAGTAATTTCAAAACATACATAAGTGCACCTAGTAAGCATATTTGTTGCGTGAGCTTGACTATTATATAATGGGAAACCTGTTAAGGGTAATAATTACGTACGTAAAATTATTTAAATGATAAATTTTCCAAAATGTATTTTGGGTGAGGTAAATGCAAACCTTGGGGTTGTTAGACATTTTTGAAAAATTGCCTCCCCGTTTTGTTTTGGATGGTTACTGGAATGTTTTTCTTGCAATTCGAATGGATCTTTTCAAACAAGAAGAGTGGAGGCTTAAACTTCTTGAAGAGTTACTGTCCCTTTCAGGTCTTCCACCAAAAGCCTTAGAGGTAATCTTGGATGATGTGCTAGCTCTTCTTGTGGAAGAAAAGCTCGTAATCCCCCATAAGCAGGGAGGGTATGCTAAGGAAGAATTTGAGGAAGTTTATGGGGTGCTAAGAGGTTGTACTAAGGATTCACCCCGTCGTATGGTTGCGTGGGCACTATGGAGGGCTTGGACTCGTAAAAAAGATAAACTCACAGTAGAGGATATACTCCGAGAAATTTCATATCCTGATGAAGTGTATGAGATTATACTTGAAGAGGGCTCGTCTTGGGAACATTTTGGTGTGAGTAGTAGGGGATTCTTGCTAACCAACCCCTCTGAGAGAATTAGAAGAGTTAAGGAGATGTATCCTGAAGAGCAAGACCCGCATACCATCATTAAAAAGATTCGCGAACTTGAAGCTAAAGAGGTTTCTAGAATTCTTAGAAGAATGGGCTTCAAAGATGAACGTCTCGAAAATATAGATCTTAAACGTATTAAGACAGATCTTATGGGAGTGCTATGGAAGAGTATGGCCTTTCTTTGGGAACATAGTTGTTAAGAACAATCCTTATTTCAAGCTATTTCGAGGTCAATCTTCCACTCTTTACGTTGACTTTCCAAATGGGATTATTATTGAGTATGTAATTACAGGGATAAAACATGCCAGTGAAACCTCTCGAACAAATAAGGAATTTTATGACAAGGCGAAAATGTTCCTAACCGAAGTAAATAAAAGACTAGACGAATTAGGTATTTCCTGGCTGAGATTTTCACTTCAGTCTAGTAAATTTATGAAGAAAAAGTCCTATGGCTTGAAAATTCTGGTAAAGTGGGATAAATTCATAGAATTTGTAGAAAGTTTCTCTAGCGACCCGAGTATTCAAGTTTGGGAGAAATACCAGTATATCTCTTCGAGTCGTCTTCCAGTCTTGGTAAAAATGCTTCCACGGGGAGAAGAACAGTATGAATACTTCAAAAGAGCGCAAAATAGAGTCAGAATGCTATGTAGTCAGGACATAGAGGTTATTGAGAATAAATTAAGCGAAATCAGAACTATGCTTAATGCAATGCAAAAGAAGCTTTGGCGAATTTCGAAGAAGGAAGAACTTCCCCTTGCAATGTTGGCTTACCTCCTTGAGGCGAGGGTTGTTATTGAAACTATCCGTCAGATAGCAAAAGAAGGCCTTTTCCCAAGTTGTTATAGGGAGCTCCGTAAGTTTTTAGAAAACTTCAGTTGGGCATTTTTTGGAGATTATCTCCTAACTAAGGCTTATAAGAGACATGGCCTTCTTTATCACAACTATGCTTTTATAGCTTCGAAAGGGTGGTACGAGTGGATACGAAAGAATAACAATGAATTAATCCTTAATACCACAACTGCACGAAAGAAAATAGACAATCTTCATAAAAAACTCAAGCAAACTTATTCAAGTCTTCCTGGAAAGGACAAGTTCTGGAGTACTTTTATGTCAGAAATAACATTTCCATCGTTCATTTTTCTCTTTGGTGAGGAGGTAAACGGTGAAACTCTTCCAATGGAGGTTCCACGGTATCCCCTTTCCGAGGAAATAGTACAATATGCACTCAAAGATTTTGAGAACATTGGAGAGAGTCTCGGCCTGCCTAATCCTGAAGCGTTTGGAGAAGGCGTGGTAAAAACAGTTATGGAGGTCAATAAAACTAGCAAATCGGCCTTTATCGTGCCCCCGTACCCTGCTAATGATTTGGTTCTGATGCTTGTTGAAAAATGGGGTGATATTACCAAGTTAAATAAGAAGTATGAGGAGTATAGCACCTTTGTACATTCCTATATTGATTCATGGGTAGTGCTTCCGTTTTCCTCCGTCATGGAGGTCAAAGTGTTCAAGAAGGAAATTGCAGATATTAAAAACCTTGTCAAAGAACTTTGTAGAGCTTATTTGAACATTTTCAAAGCTAAATCTCAACATTCCTCCAAAAAGAAAGTATAAATTATTAAGGGAAAATGGATAACTTGAACAGGCAATGATGATCTCAAGGTCTCCCCGGCTGAACATGATGAGCTGGGCCCGTTACTGAGCCCCTATCTTGAATAGCCTACTCACTAAAGCAGAAGTAAAGTTAAAAATTCCACTACACCAAGCCTCAAATCTCCGCCAAAATTTTTTCTAAGAGGCTGATGAGCCTTTCTGCGCTCTCTTTAAGCTCTTTGCTCATCTCAACAAAAAGCCCGGTTTGCTTTGGCTGAGCCCCGATTAGAAGGAACTTGGCATTTATGTTCTGCCTTAGATAGCCAACCAGAAGCTTTAGGGGCATCTTGTGGGTTGAAAACGCCTCCCCAAGAGTTCCTTCTGGATCGGCCAAAACTATCTCACCCGGCTTTCCCTCAAAGTGTACCGCATCTATAAAGACCACATGGGATGGGTTTTCCCTCATTATCTTGCCGGTATAGCTCTCAGGCATTTCGCCGCAGTTTAAAAACACAACCTTGGGGTTCGAGACCCTTTCTTTTAACGTCTCAACGACATAAACCCCAAAAGCATCGTCCCCTCTAACGTCGTTTCCAATGCCGCACACTACAACCTTTTTTGCTCCTTTAAAGAAATCCTCAAGCTCCATTCCTATCACCAAAAATTGAAATTTTAAAGTTAAAGAGAATCGGCAATTTTTTCAATTTTCTTTGCAAATTCGCTGTTTAAGAGTTCCTCCACGTTCCCTATTCTCTCCTCGAGATCTTTATAGAGAGGAATGCCGACTAGGTACGGGACGTTGAATTCCTTGGCGAGGTTTTCTATGTCCTTCTCTTCGTCAAGCTTCATGTTCTCCACTATGCCGAGTATTTTAAGATTCTGCTCCTTTAGAAGCTCCAAGAGCTTTTTGACCACGTTAACGGCAAGCTTTGAAGGTGTTGCCACAACGAGGAACTCACCTCTCTTGAGGAACCTCAAAACGTCCAAAAATTGGTCTCCCATTCCAGGAGGCATATCAATTACAAGGAAATCAAGCTCGTCCCACCTTGTTATGGCCAAAAGCTCTATTAAAGCGTCGCTTATTTCCATCCCTCTCAATGGGGTGGGCTTATCCTCGGAGTAATAAACGATGCTCATGAGCTTAATCCCATGAACTTCTGGGGGAATAACACCTTTATCCTCTTCCGGAAATTCCTTGGGCTCAAAGCCAAGTATAACATGGTCACTTGCCCCGTGGAAGTCAAGGTCTAAAAGGCCGACTTTATATCCCTTCTTTGCAAGAAGGAGTGCCAGAGTTGTAGAAACCATTGATTTTCCTACTCCTCCTTTGCCGCTCACTACAGGGATGATTCTCTTAACCTTCTCGAGCCTGGCCTCGACTGCCTTTATCCTCGGGTCGATCATTCTCCATCACCTTCAACTTTTATTGCAGCTAGGTAAACGCCCCTTCCCTTCGTGACCTCGAAATCCCTGCTCCCGCACTTTGGGCAGGCAAGGAAGGCGTGAACTACTTCGGGTATGAAGTGTATGTCCTCCTTTATTCTCTCGTCAAACCCCTCCTTGACGTCTTTGAGCTTCCACTCATGTCCACAGTTTCTGCACTTGAATTCTGCTTCCTCAATCACGAACTCAACCTCTGCATCCTCTGCAATCGTTCCTTTCTTTATTTCGTTGATAGCAAACTCAAGAATCTCCGGATTAACATCCTGCAGCTCTCCGAGAACAATCCTCATGCCCAAAACTTTTTCTTTTCCATGCTGTCTTGCAAATTCAATTGCAGTCCTAACTATACCGTCAGCGAGCGCCCATTCGTGCATACCTCTCACCAGAAAAGTCTAAACGATGGAGTTTATAAATGGTGGCGTTTTGAACAAAAGGTGTTAAAAAGAAAAGGATTAGTGCCACGTAACGGTTTTGTGCTTGACCTTCCCAGCAAGGGCATCTTTTAGTGCCTGCTCCATAATATCCAATCCCTTTTCTGCAATTTCTTTCGTTATTACAAGCGGTGGCGTTATTCTTATGACGTTTCCGAACATGCCGTAGCTCGGCAAAATTAAGCCAAGCTCAAATGCTCTCCAGCAGATTTTTCCAGTCAATTCTGGGTCAGGAACGTTAGTGTTGGGCTTCACTATCTCCGCACCAATCATTAGCCCTTTGCCCCTAACATCTCCAATGACATCGTAGCTCTCCTTCATCTCAAGCAGACGCTTCTTTATGAACTC comes from Thermococcus aggregans and encodes:
- a CDS encoding hydrogenase 3 maturation endopeptidase HyCI; the encoded protein is MELEDFFKGAKKVVVCGIGNDVRGDDAFGVYVVETLKERVSNPKVVFLNCGEMPESYTGKIMRENPSHVVFIDAVHFEGKPGEIVLADPEGTLGEAFSTHKMPLKLLVGYLRQNINAKFLLIGAQPKQTGLFVEMSKELKESAERLISLLEKILAEI
- a CDS encoding Mrp/NBP35 family ATP-binding protein encodes the protein MIDPRIKAVEARLEKVKRIIPVVSGKGGVGKSMVSTTLALLLAKKGYKVGLLDLDFHGASDHVILGFEPKEFPEEDKGVIPPEVHGIKLMSIVYYSEDKPTPLRGMEISDALIELLAITRWDELDFLVIDMPPGMGDQFLDVLRFLKRGEFLVVATPSKLAVNVVKKLLELLKEQNLKILGIVENMKLDEEKDIENLAKEFNVPYLVGIPLYKDLEERIGNVEELLNSEFAKKIEKIADSL
- the hypA gene encoding hydrogenase nickel incorporation protein HypA is translated as MHEWALADGIVRTAIEFARQHGKEKVLGMRIVLGELQDVNPEILEFAINEIKKGTIAEDAEVEFVIEEAEFKCRNCGHEWKLKDVKEGFDERIKEDIHFIPEVVHAFLACPKCGSRDFEVTKGRGVYLAAIKVEGDGE